Proteins from a genomic interval of Maylandia zebra isolate NMK-2024a linkage group LG15, Mzebra_GT3a, whole genome shotgun sequence:
- the LOC143412561 gene encoding uncharacterized protein LOC143412561 isoform X1: MVKGKQRGGQQRGAHPFRRRFRSCVLHGRVCVLSAEVLGCFVTTFLPPQETSRMAPVGMVGVLGWFSPEVGVISLVAFLVLSVTLVALCAKCNRSSSNAYDVSGAVYVDGRGGGGGGGSNGTTATQSGNASDLDSSGSTWRNHKNMPPHTLSTQRPKAGTN; encoded by the exons ATGGTCAAGGGGAAACAGAGAGGGGGCCAGCAGAGAGGGGCGCACCCTTTTAGGAGGAGATTCAGAAGCTGCGTTCTGCATGGGCGGGTGTGCGTGCTGTCTGCGGAGGTGCTGGGTTGCTTTGTGACAACATTCCTCCCACCACAG gAGACTTCAAGAATGGCTCCAGTTGGGATGGTCGGTGTACTGGGTTGGTTTTCTCCAGAGGTGGGCGTCATCTCCCTCGTCGCCTTCCTCGTCCTCAGCGTCACTCTTGTGGCTCTTTGTGCCAAGTGTAACAG GAGCAGCAGCAACGCCTATGACGTGAGCGGAGCAGTG TATGTTgatggaagaggaggaggaggaggaggaggatccAATGGAACAACTGCCACACAGTCGGGAAATGCGTCCG ACCTAGATTCTTCAGGCTCCACATGGAGAAACCACAAAAACATGCCTCCACACACACTCTCGACTCAGAGGCCGAAAGCAGGAACAAATTAA
- the LOC143412561 gene encoding uncharacterized protein LOC143412561 isoform X2, translating into MAPVGMVGVLGWFSPEVGVISLVAFLVLSVTLVALCAKCNRSSSNAYDVSGAVYVDGRGGGGGGGSNGTTATQSGNASDLDSSGSTWRNHKNMPPHTLSTQRPKAGTN; encoded by the exons ATGGCTCCAGTTGGGATGGTCGGTGTACTGGGTTGGTTTTCTCCAGAGGTGGGCGTCATCTCCCTCGTCGCCTTCCTCGTCCTCAGCGTCACTCTTGTGGCTCTTTGTGCCAAGTGTAACAG GAGCAGCAGCAACGCCTATGACGTGAGCGGAGCAGTG TATGTTgatggaagaggaggaggaggaggaggaggatccAATGGAACAACTGCCACACAGTCGGGAAATGCGTCCG ACCTAGATTCTTCAGGCTCCACATGGAGAAACCACAAAAACATGCCTCCACACACACTCTCGACTCAGAGGCCGAAAGCAGGAACAAATTAA
- the paqr8 gene encoding LOW QUALITY PROTEIN: membrane progestin receptor beta (The sequence of the model RefSeq protein was modified relative to this genomic sequence to represent the inferred CDS: inserted 1 base in 1 codon) translates to MSTEVLQRLSTIALSTKHPRRLPHLSDFLPFSLLPPSPTVTASQVPSLFREPYILSGYRPVQQDWRCYLLSLFRKHNESLNVWTHLLAGPVLLLRWWANVDTLGCTLDDVTSLPLLLFLVSSLTYLYLSVAAHLLQSHSERAHYFFFLDYVGVXLYQYGCSLGHYFYASEPAWRERIGVIFLPGAAFFGWLSCTGCCYAKFRYRWPYPPQRKVCQLIPTGLAYVLDISPVAHRLLTVSWSQEPSLPFHALQIACFLLSALFFSCSIPERFFPGNCDFAGQGHQIFHVLLSLCTLSQLEALFQDYARWRDTVVELFGERQLWWACVSFPVLFVCCILTALIAMRHMSKALQSKDE, encoded by the exons ATGTCGACTGAGGTTTTGCAGCGGCTCAGCACCATAGCACTGAGCACCAAGCACCCGCGTCGTCTCCCTCACCTCTCAGACTTCCTCCCTTTCTCTTTACTGCCGCCCAGCCCCACCGTCACTGCCTCCCAGGTACCCAGCCTGTTCCGGGAACCCTACATCCTGTCAGGATACCGTCCTGTCCAGCAAGACTGGCGCTGCTACCTCCTCAGCCTCTTCCGGAAACATAATGAGTCCCTGAACGTGTGGACCCACTTGCTGGCCGGTCCTGTCCTGCTGCTCCGCTGGTGGGCCAATGTAGACACCCTGGGGTGCACCTTGGATGACGTTACCTCGCTACCTCTGCTCCTGTTCTTGGTGTCATCTCTCACATATCTGTACCTCAGTGTGGCGGCTCATCTCCTGCAATCTCACTCCGAACGCGCgcactacttcttcttcttggacTACGTGGGTG GCCTGTATCAGTATGGGTGCTCGCTCGGCCACTATTTCTACGCGTCTGAGCCAGCGTGGCGAGAACGCATTGGGGTAATCTTTCTGCCTGGCGCCGCCTTCTTTGGGTGGCTCTCCTGCACCGGTTGCTGTTACGCCAAGTTCAGGTACAGGTGGCCATATCCACCTCAGCGTAAAGTGTGCCAGCTGATCCCCACCGGCCTAGCGTACGTGCTGGATATCAGCCCCGTAGCCCACCGCCTGCTCACTGTCTCCTGGTCACAGGAGCCCTCGCTACCCTTCCACGCTCTCCAGATTGCCTGTTTCCTCTTGTCTGCCCTCTTCTTCTCTTGCTCCATCCCTGAGCGCTTCTTTCCAGGCAACTGTGACTTTGCAGGCCAGGGTCATCAAATCTTCCACGTGCTTCTGTCCCTGTGCACCTTGTCCCAGCTGGAGGCTTTGTTCCAGGACTACGCCCGGTGGAGGGATACAGTGGTGGAGTTATTTGGGGAGCGGCAGTTGTGGTGGGCGTGCGTATCCTTCCCCGTCTTGTTCGTGTGCTGTATCCTGACGGCGCTGATCGCAATGAGGCACATGAGCAAGGCACTGCAGAGTAAAGACGAGTGA